The following is a genomic window from Rhododendron vialii isolate Sample 1 chromosome 9a, ASM3025357v1.
TACGAGCTCTACAAGGAATAGCCATTCCATTCTAGCTTTAATTGAGCGAACCCAACACTTACTTGGCTTACAGGGGAGGATAAGACTATATGTACAACAGATTGTTAAAAATCTTTTGCTTTAAATTGGGCCTTTTCCCTTGTAACTCTGGGTATATTTTAGTTCTTTGACCCATTGTGAGAAAAATTAGCTTTACGAAATGGccttcttattcttcttttcattttccaattcAAATTaagtgattttgttttcttgttcttaACCTTGTTTTAAAGTGCAATAGTGCAACTTGAAAGGGTAATTAAATTTTGGAGAATGTGGATGTTGATTTTCTACTCTCACCGATTTGAATTCCTTAAATGACTTTGATGTGAATCTTTTAAAGCATGCAATTAATGGATTGTGCGGAGGTTGTGTATTAGGAACCTGATATCCTTGCTCTTTCCAAATGGTTAGACGGacatacttaatttttcaggtttgtttttgagttttcgGAAGAGTTTGAATATATGTAAGGTTCTTCTATTATAATTGAATAGGAGAATGAGAGTGGCAAGAATCAATTTGTTGAGTGTTTTAAGGGAAGAATAAGAACGAACTTGGTACCCAAAAACCACAGTTGCACAACTTTGAGAATCAATGCTGTTTTCATTACCTATTACTCTTTTTGACCTCTTCGAGATTACTAGTTTTTTTCATCATGTTGGAAGGATAGATTCTCCTTTtcttccttaactttttcaagtACTTTGTGAAAAGATGCTAAAAAATTGCataatgcattattttttgtatatatttcgTAAGATTTATTACACCTAGAGATACGTTGATTACACATAGTGATTATACCTCCGAAGGTATCAACTGTAAGATACATATCGTGAATCGTAAGATTTTAAccacacaaaatacaaataaaactTATTTAAAGTGCTTAACAAGAAGTGCTTCAGCTTTTGTTTGAACACATCACTGGAATCTGGCAGGCACTTACCTTGTTATACGGACCAATCCACTAATCACCTTAGAGGACCGTTATAAGATGCAGTagatttttctattgttttACTTTATATATTTGCCTTTCTGAATCTTCTGTACAGAAATTTATCAGACACTTGATGCTTGTTTTTAGATCTTGGCAATGCGCTACCCCAGGAGACTTGTTCTGTCAGGGTGCATGACAGCTTTGATTGTAAGTCTTTGCTTGCAACTTccttgacaaattttttttctttgttttgatctTGTTGTCTGGTTTTTATGCCTTACGAGGAGAGAATATTTGCTGATTTGTAGGTGATGACTATTCTTTCTGCTGTTGTTGGCTGGGCTGCTCCAAATCTGGTAAGAGTCATAAAGTTTGGACACTCACAGCTAACTTGATGCTGATGTGTTGGTTATacgctatgaagcaccgacacctctcgAGGTCGAGGTATCacagtgtcggacacggggatacgtacgggacacgccacgtggcgtgtcccataatttaatttgaatttttcatgggGACACAGcaggggacaccgatggggacatggcaggggccaaactgtaatttttttaaaattttgggggccaaactgtaatttttgaaaaaattgggggtcaaattgtaattttttttaaaaaaatttggggccaaattataattttttaaaattcctgGGTGCTaaacaataattaattaattatttatatatatatataaataaatatatatatatatatatacatacacgtGGCGtatcccccgccgtgtccccatttttttagaatttccgtgtcctggtgtcggtttcggtgtccgtgtccgtgtcggtaTCGGTGTCtgtgtcggtgcatcataggtTATACGTATTGGACGACCGTTAATGTGTAGTTTTACTCATTAGGCACCAGAAGCAGAGCgatttattttagttattttgtaTCAGTTTAGCTGTATATGTAGGTTTTGTTTCGTAAGGTAATGGATGTAGAATGTTGTGTACTTAAAATGGAAACAGACTTGGGAAGGGAGTAGCCAAAGGATTATAATGTATTCGAGTGATTAAGGCTAGTTTTGGCAAATCAGAGTTCCATGTTTTTGGCTTGGGTGCTAAACCTGGGAATGATATTCGACCTAAATATTTCCTTTTCAGATTGTTTACCTTCTGGCCACATTCAAAGTGATTACTGATCCTACATATTCTGAAATCTTTAGGTCTTGCAAAACAGCGAAAGTATTCAATCTTATGTCCTAAATGGTTAACACTTGACTGCTTGTATGTGTCAAGTATTTTGGAAACAAACTTTCATTCTTGAGGCAAGTGTTTTCACATCATAAAGTCCtgttattttactttttctgttCTTGTTTTCCTGTAATCTTGCAGATCTCTCGTAAATGGACTCATCATGTAACAACTTTGTTATTCTTGGGATTTGGGCTATGGTCTTTATGGGACGCAGTTAAAGGAGAAGGGTAACACATTACTCATTGTCCTTTTGCCTCCTTCACCAACATTTATATAGCTGCTAATTCTCCTTCCTCTTTGATTTGCTTCTACTTGAGTCTGACACTGTTTCATCCTTTAGGGAGTCTGAAGAATTGGCTGAAGTTGAAGCCAAATTGGTTTGTTTACTTTTCTCCCAAATGACTTATTTGATATATTGCCAGATTCTTTCTGATTATTTCCTTTATGGTGCTATTAGGATGCTGATTGGAAAGCTAATAATGGAAGTGTAAAGAAGCGTAGCAAGGTAAGAACTATTCTGTCCTTGTTCCTTCGACTGTGGTGAGCAGAACAGCAGAGctattttctttgcattttttttatgattgttCTGGCGCTTTTCTATCAATGCTTCTTCTTGAGGAGATGATAAGACACTTCGAGTCTTCACATGACTTGCTTAAATTCTTTCTTCGAGCCAATAGTTTTGTAGTGATTTAGTTAGCAAACTCTTTTTTTGCACATGTAAGCCATAATCTTTTCTGATCCATCTGTGTCACTGTAATTATGTAACAATACAGTGGAAAAACTCCATTCAGTTGATTAactgttatttttatttttttccatttaacCACAAAAATGTATTTGTGCCCCAGAGTTAAGTTGATATATAATTTTAACATGAAATGTTCCAAAATGCAAACTAAATGCTCAGTTTTGGTTTTTAGCCATCATCTTTATTGGTTTGGTCATATCATTAACTTGGATCATTATCTCGTTGCTCTGTTTAAGTATCAACTTAGTTATGGATTTATCAGATCCTTATGTTTGTTGTTCTAAGTATTTTATGCATATCATGTTCTTTCAGGCTGATGatgatttgaaaaaggaaagGCGGCAACTTCTTACTCAGTTCTTCTCCCCCATCTTTCTTAAGGTTTTGATTTCTATCCATTTCATACTCTTTAGGTAGTATTTGGATAAGGAAAGGAGATAGAAAAGTTTAAGGATCTAACAACTCACAACGGTTAGAATCTTCAACTTTTCCATTTCCTTCTATTTTCGTTATCCAAATCTTCGATCCCAAATACAACCTAAAATCGAACAATGTTAGTATTTTGCTACAAATTCTTTGATTCATGATGACCATTTTACAGGCATTTTCCATTACATTCTTTGGTGAGTGGGGTGACAAAAGTCAGGTAAGCTTCGGAAAACAAGTAACGTATATCTGTGCACATTCCGAGTGTCACAACCATTACCACAACTGCTCCATTCATTCTTCTACATTTATCCTTCCAGCTAGCTACCATCGGTTTAGCTGCAGATGAGAACCCATTTGGTGTTGTCCTTGGTGGAATCTTGTAAGTAAATAAATCTCTCAACCTATTcatatgagttttttttatcggtCATTTTTGGCTAGTCTTGGTGACATTCCGTTTTCTATTGACGGAATTTATTAGTCAAAAGAGTTTACCGGAagtcacatctctctctctctcaggaaCTCATAAACGCCCACGAATCACATTCACCACCGCATTCGCCCACATGGTAGATAAGCATGTAATATTTGTGCACCTTGGATTTGGTGAATTAAGATCTCAATGATTGCCAAGATTGTTAAAATCACTCAATCTTGGTTGTGTGAAACCGTAAAACTGACCTGAAATTATATGTCACCTGAATACAGTACTTTGGTTTTCATTTAGAAAGTGTGTATTCCGCTTCTTCTCTTTTGTCTTTGCAAACTAGAGTCAATTTTTGTGATATTTGGGTAATCAGATTACTCTATGAATAACATtgtggagctgattttttttggcCTTTACCAGAGGGCAAGCATTGTGCACTACTGCTGCTGTCCTGGGAGGAAAGAGCTTGGCATCTCAGATATCTGAGAAATTTGTAAATGACGAATCTTGcggttttgtttcctttttcgcAGTCTACATACTTTTTTCCAGTATGTGTAACCACAAAGCTGTCTTAATTCTGGTGCAGGTTGCATTCTCAGGTGGTGTTCTTTTCATAATTTTCGGAATCCAGTCCTTCCTGTCATCTGTTGAGTCATGATATTGTAACATTGCTTATGGTGAGTATTGATCATCCTTTTGCGTCATAGCCCAGTGCACCTCTTTAATGAGTGTTAGACTTCATCCCACTTTGCTCACCTAAACCACCCAAGCTTTGTTAATACAATCCAAAGGTTACACAACCTATTGCTAAGTGGTTCTAGGTTAGAActctccaagaaatctaacatggtatcagggTTAGTTCTTAGTGGCCTCACCTCACGTGGTCGAGTCACCGCCCGTCAATTCCCTTACCTTGTCAAGTCATACCTCCAATTGCTACAGGGCTGCATGTGAAGGGGAGTGGACTTTATCTTAGATCGCTCACCTAAGCCACCCAAGCAAGCTGGCCCATTGTGGCCTGATGGTTACGGGTTCAATTCTTGGAAACGGCCTCTTTTGAGTCATAGCACAACCACTTCTTTAATATGTGGTAGATtttatcccacatcgctcaCCTAAGCCACTCAAGCTTAGTTAAGATGATCTAGAGGCTACAatacctattgccaattggttttaggttggaaccctccatgaaatctaacatggtatcaaagttaGGTCTTGGATGCCCTCACCTTCCGTGGTTGAGTCCCCGCCCGTATCAATTTCTTTTCGACGCTTAGCCTCCATTAAGTCCTCCCAGAAGTGGAGCTGAGCCTGAGCCTTATCTATAGTTAAATTAACTCGTGTTTTCTGCAAATTTTTAAGATGATCTAGAGGCTGCAatacctattgccaattggttttaggttagaACCCTCCatgaaatctaacatggtatcaaagttaGGTCTTGGATGCCCTCACCTCACGTGGTTGAGTCCCAGCCCGTATCAATTTCTTTTTGACGCTCAGCCTCCATTAAGTCCTCCCAGAAGTGGAGCTGAGCCTGAGCCTTATCTATAGTTAAATTAACGCGTGTTTTCTGCAATTTTTCACGGAG
Proteins encoded in this region:
- the LOC131300833 gene encoding GDT1-like protein 4 — translated: MSLSVAQGFTKSLAITVLSEIGDKTFFAAAILAMRYPRRLVLSGCMTALIVMTILSAVVGWAAPNLISRKWTHHVTTLLFLGFGLWSLWDAVKGEGESEELAEVEAKLDADWKANNGSVKKRSKADDDLKKERRQLLTQFFSPIFLKAFSITFFGEWGDKSQLATIGLAADENPFGVVLGGILGQALCTTAAVLGGKSLASQISEKFVAFSGGVLFIIFGIQSFLSSVES